The DNA window TGTCAGGGCTCTGGGAGTCTGAGCCTATAAATGCACACTGGTAGCTGTCAGCTGTCAGGAATGGCAGGCAGAGAGCTGGCGGGGAGTGGATGACAAGGCTGTCATTCGTAGCAGAGATAGTTTTTAAAGTCAGTGACATATGCATGAATAGGCAGTAGAGTCTCCTCTGCTTTACTAGAAGTGCGGCCATTTTCTTCACAGTTCTCTGCTTTACTAGAAGTGCGGCCATTTTCTTCACACTTCCTTTCTGCAAGTCATGCTCGTTTCTAACCTAGAGGGAGTCTTTCCTTAACTTACATTCTGTTTGTGTTATTTACATGCTTGATTCTTGCCGTAACTGAAGCTCTCTTCTCTCAGACGTTGGTCCTTGTCCTGAGTTTTCATGGCTGCTTTCATGATGACTTTAAAGTAAGAGCTGTTGCTCTCAGCTTACAAAGCcacaggaaaggaagcaggaggCAGCATGGTAGCTAAAGGTGTGAAGTGCGGATGTAAGAAGTGTTTCCGGAAGCTCCTGGGTTTCTGGGTTTCTTCTGAGCAGGTCCCTAAGGACCACACTACAAGCTTTCAGTGCTAAGTGGCAataggggaggggtggggtaggAAGCTAGGTGAGGTGGAGCCACTAGGCTGCAGCCTAGGAGGGCTTTGTGGGCATCACCTCTTGCGTGTTTCTGCTGAGTGATGAGCCTGGTGGTGGGTGTCACAGATCTCTGCAGTGGAATTGACCCAGGCTATACCAGGGTTTGTGGAGAGTTGAAGCCTTGAAGGTCAGATGGGACTGGAAGAGTGAAGGTGGATCCTGCCCAGCCACTAGGACCCTGGACCCACCCAGGAGCTGAGATCAGAGGCCCTAAGCACAGGTCAGGCCTAGGAGTGCCTGGTTCACCTGCTACCTGACTGGCAGGTAGAAAAGTGGCAGACATCTCTAGATCTTCAAGgcttcctgagttttttgttgCTACCCATCCCCCTGCTTTTTGATGGTGTTTAATTTCTGACATAAATTATGCCATCCCTGCTGAAGAGCATTAAGTGggatttttctttgctttgtgggTTGATTAACCCTAGTCCAAAAGTCTGAGATGGAAAATGCTCCACAGGGCAGAGCTTGTGAGCACTGTGATGGCACGTGTGGAGAAGCCCACATCTGAGCTCACAAACACTTGTAGTCAAAATGAGTCAAAAACTCTGTAAAAGTTACCATCCGCTAGGTTTgtacaaaagaacaaaatatgaACAACATTCTCACTTTGACCTAAGTGTCATCTCTAAAATAACTCAATATGCATACGAAAACACTcaaaaacaaatattcaaaacaCATCTGACCCCAGGAATTGGGGATAAAGAATACTAGACCTTGGTAACAAGCTGGTCTCATTAGCTGATGTCTCCCTTTCAATGCCACAGTGCTGGAGTTCTGGTCCTTGGGCATTCACTTATTAACTGACACAGCAAATATAGGTCTTGCCTGTGTATGGGGGAATGTAGTTTCATCTTTCCAAGTTACACGTGTGGTGACCTTGTTTCTAAAATGTTGCTGGCAGCACATCTTCCTGGGGTTACCAGCACGGTCCCTGTAACTGCTGCTCCCAGGCCAGTCCCACCCATTTCTGCACTGCCTGTTCCCAGTGTCTACCAAGAGACCCATGAGGCTGGTTCTCAAGGGACAGTTTGGGTGGGCCTTGTTGGCATGGTTGCAGCCAACCCCCCCGGAGACTGTACCCACAGGTGCCCATCAGCTTCAAGGACTTGGCCGTGCGGTTCTCTGAAGAGGAGTGGCGGCTCCTGCAGGAGGGGCAGCGGGAATTCTACCGAGACGTGATGCGGGAAAACTACGAGACGTTGGTGTCCGTGGGTGaggtcctgaggcctccagtgtGGGTTGCAGGGACAGAAGAGGGTAGCTGGTCTTGAGTCTCTGAGGGACCCTAGGCTCCTCCAGGTCgtggtttcctcatctgtgaattgaGGAGTTGTAGAGAGTGTTCAGAGCTTGAGGCTGCCCAGGGCCATGCTTTCCTTTGATACTCTGCCTGTTTCTGTGAGCTGGAGTGGGGTCTGGGCACAAGGCTTTAGGGTGTATGGTCTTTCGATCTGATGACCACATATGCTAACACATAAGGAAATCTATAGGTAGATAAGCAGGCATCTGGGCCATCACATGACTGTGGGAGGGTAAAAGCCACTCTATTCCTGGTGTAACTGCTCCTTCTTTCCCCAGGGACCTCTGAGctgcttcctctctctgctttcctgtcacctgcagaggctggaggagCCACAGCAGGAGAAAACCACCAGGATAAAGGACAAAAACCCGCTTTGGAGCACAGTTCCCAGGGTGGGTCCTCCCAGTAGACTTCGAGCACTTTCTCCTAGTCATAGTTTTCAGCTCCTAGGTTCTACCCCTCAAATGACTTCAGCTAAGTTGGTCCAGGGCCTCTTGAGTCTTCGCCCTGACTCCTCTGGGTTGGAGACTCATATGGTCAATTATATGGAGAAATGCTCAGAATAAGACCTGAGGTCACAGGGAGACCTCTGACTTGGGCCCCCTCACCACCACCCAGAGCCAGCCTGCAGTTTAAACAGTAGAGTTGGCACGCAGGGCGCAGGTAAGGGAGGAAAGTGAGAAGACCAGATGGGACCCTTCAGTATTACCCTTGAtagaaaggagacaggaggagctACTGGGAGCTACTGGGCACAGAACCCTCCTGAGTCCAGCACCCCCTTCTCTGAGCTACTTGCTGTCTTCGACTGTTCATCTGTGACTGAGAGGGTTCTCTGAGGAGCTAGGTGACTGAGCACAGGGCTCACACACCTCTCCACAGGAGAGCAGCCTCAGCAGAGCCTGCACCTCACCGCGTTAGTGCAGCTGGTGAAGGAGATTCCAGAGTTCTTGTTTGGAGAAGTGAAGGGTGCTGAGGACTACTCCGAGAGTGGGAGCACCAGTCTGGATGGGGAGCAAGCAAGCCCTGAGGGTAAGTCACACAAGCTGCAAGAGTAACCTCACTACAGCCACAGTGTTGTGCACAGTCGCCTTCCAGCTCTGCTTGACCTCCCTCCCAGCCTTTGGGACCTGTCGAGTACAGGGACAGCTCACGCCTTTCCTTGGTGTTCTGGTACGGGTCCAGCCACCTAGTGATCCCTCCCTGTTGCCTTGCACCTTGCAGTGGCGAGCAGTGTGTTTGTCCCTATTGAGCAGATGGAGAACAAGAGAGAAGCTGAGCTTTGTCCTGATAACCAGTGGGACCCAGGTCCTGTTGCCGGCCTTGCTCATCCTGCTTCACAGACTGTCTGTTCTTTCCCTGTCTACTTGGTCAGCTCAGTACCAACCTCCTCCTGGAGCATGTCGTGTCCCTCTACCCATTGGAGCCCTCTCTAGTTAACGTTGGAAGGGCGCAGAGGTATAGAGTGGCTTCATACTCCGTGCTCTGTGCTTTACCAGGACATGGCCAAGACCATGCATCTTAGTTTCAGAGCTCAGCAATGGCGTACGCAGGTCATTGACTCCTGGTGGTTGTTAGTGGAACATGACAGGGAAAACACGGACAGCGGTGATGTTAGGACAACTTACCAGttcatcttctccatctcccaaCAGTAGCCGTGGCTGTGGAAGCTTGCCCTCCCCGAGGCCTGATCAGTTCTCTTCCGGAGAGCCCTGCAAGCCACCCCAGCCTGGCCACCACACCCACAGGCAGCTCAACTTCCAGCAGCCTTCCTGGAGCCTGGGCACAAGGAAGCCCCTTACCTGCTAGTGAGTCTGAACTAATATGTACAGGGACACCCAGCACTGTAAAGGCCTAGCCCAGGAACCTGGCCATAGACCTTGCGCCCTTTTCACTTTCTCTGCCTTGGCTTGCTCTGTAGCTAACTGGAAACAAAGGTCTCTGAATAGTGAGAGAATTCTCTTGGCCTCTGGTCTACAGACCAGGTGATATGATGCTTCATTCCAGATGGCCTGTTCCCCATGTTGATTACTGAGGACTGTATGTATTCACAGGGAGCTCTGAGCAGTCCCTAATATACAGGCCCTGCAGGCCATTAACCTGTGTGCACCTGCTCGGATTCTCAGACTCTCAGCAAAGCTAGCCCCAGGGGAGCAATGCTGGTCACCAGAGCTTCTCTGGGGTCTCATTTTATCTTTCAGAACTCTTGAAGATTGTACTTGTCtgaatgttttggtttttgttttgtttttggttgtgagcctagcctttaatggctgagtaatctCTCCAGACCCGTTTTGGTGTTTTAATTTAGAATATTTAAAGGAATAAAGATTAAAAAGGACATCCCCAAAAAACGTACTCCAATTAGCTGTTGTTCCAAGTGCCATCTGCCTTACAAGCCCCACGTAAGAGTCTGGAGTACAAGGCTGACCTGTGCGGCTGCTGGCTTCACTGGCTGGGCTAGAATCACAGACTGGGATCAGAGGAAGGGTCTGGAAGCATTTACAGCTAGACCAGAAGGAACTGGGAAACAGCTTCCAGCCCTGTTAGAGCAAATCCTCCAAAGATGGCCCCAGCCTGAGGCTAATATTTACAATTTGGATGACTCTCAAAGGGTTGGTAAACAGATCTGGGGAGATCCCGGGATGTGAGTCCCTCCCTAACATGGCCTTCTTTATGTTTTGCAGTAGAAACTGACGATAAACCACTGTCTATAGAGAAGGAAGGTGTAGGAGTCTCGGGAGAGACCTTCATTCATTCCCCTCAAAGCCTGGGCCAGAGCAAGAGTTACCTAAGACAGGATAGAGGCAGCATGGGAACAGGTAAAAGGCTGACTTTCCTGAGGTGGAGCAGCCTAGAGTGAGTGGGGTCAGTGAAAGTCATGTCACTCATCCAACTGAACTCCACGACATCCCTatagccagtggttctcaaccttcctattgcGACCCTTTAAATAAGTCCTCATGTTCTGGTgaccccccaatcataaaattaatttcttgctactttataactgtaattttgctactgttataaatcataatgtaaatatctgatatgctatTCCCAAGGAGGTtgcaacccacaagttgagaagcATGCTATAAGATAAGCCTGTGCGTTTGAATGGGTGCCCAGAGATGGTGGAGGTAGCTGAAGGTCTCATGCTGCCTGTCAGGACTACACTGACTTAGCTACCTCGTACATGCATAGGCACTCTTCCTGAGAACAGTCCATTGCAAGGCCTCATCAACTGTCTGAAGGAGATCCTTGTGCCCAGGCCCCAGCACCGGGGAACAGTGCCAGATTTGCCGCCTTCTCCCCCTGGCCTGAGTATGTTGAAGCAGACCAGAGCTGAGGTAGAAGCTGAGAGCCTGCCCTGCCCGGGTGAGTCCCTGGATACTTGGCCTGCCCAGGCCAAAGTCTCCAAAGTCCCAGAAGGTTCAGACCAGCATTCATAGATATTACTGTGTTCCATACTGTCTCCTGTGATATGACCACTGGGTGCTCCTGTGTCCCTAGGATCAAGGATCTGAAGCCCAATGGCTCTTTCtaggacagcagcagcagactTGTCTGTTTTCCTCACTGTTCTCTGTTCCTTCTGATGTGGGACTGAGGAAAACTCTTTTTTCTGTTAACATGAATGAGTGTCACTGGATGCTCAGGTCTGCCTGAGATTTCCCTCACAAGACTGTCAAGCTTTGAGCCTTGGTCTTGTATCTGTAGAGGGGGACTGTTCCATCCTCTGACTTGGGGTGAACTTAACTACAGAATTACCCTCATGTATAACGttacctgtgtctctcagtacACCTCGGAGCTACACTCAGAGCTCTGAAAACTGCCAGtcctctccttcagtttctgccctgAGTGATAGCTGTGCCCAGTGCTGCCCACCTGCAAAGTCTATACAAATATagactttccagtttctggccctGTGATGCTCAGATGGCAGACACCTCAGGACAGACCTCGTTTATCTGTCAGGAGACTAAAGATACTGAACTTAAGTGAGGTGTGGTGCTTTTTCCCTTAGTGAAGACAGAGGCAGCACCCGGGGATTGTCCCCTTCAGGGCTTGCTGAACTGTCTGAAGGAGATCCCGAAAGCTCCAGACCAGCGTCCCAGCCCCTCAGGAGCATCAGACTTGCAGCTGCAGGAGGATCCAGGGAAAAGGCATTCTGGAGGTAAAGGCCACTCACTAGGTTAGTGGTGGGGTACTAGATGTAATGTGTTTGGTTTCCCTGCTCTGAGTACAGCTATGTGACCCTTCACACCAAAATCTGATGCCCTGTATCAGCGTGTTAGTCAGAGGACTCAGGATTGGATTTCATCACTGTACAAAGAGCAAAGCAGTTGGAGATCCCTAGTCGGTGCTTCATAATTTTCCAAACTGTCTCTTGTTATAGGAGGTAAAAGTACTAGAACTTTCTAGAAGGGATACTGGGGAGATAGACATGAACTAGAGGGCAAGAGTTGCAGCAGAGTAGATTGTAATGGTCACTGGGGATTCCTGTTGTCCTGTGCTCAGGCCTGGTGCTATGACTGGAGGTTGGGGTCCTAGCACATATATTTGGACTGGGATCATTCGTCAGTTCATCAATAAGCTCGTATTCCTCAGAACATAGCCTTAAAAGGGTGGAGAGGGTAAGTTTGAGCCAAGCCTGCTGCATGAGAAGCAAGATCTGACTTGTTGCTGACCAAGGAGGGATTCATTTTTAACATGTCTTAGAAAGCTCTAGAGCACTCAGGGGTGAGAGAGGTGTAACTTGGATCTATGCTTGGGATTGAGAAGCGACTATACCCAGAGCCAGTGACTGCTATGGAGGCAGAGGCGCCTTGAAAGTCCCTCCTAAGCCTATAAAGAGGAGCTTCTCAGGACTTAAGGTAAGTCCAAGCCTGAAATCAAGGCTCCCCAGCAATCACTTCTCCCACAGGGATGAGACACCTCCAgactcctcctccccaccctagTCACGGAGCTGGCAATATGCTTACCACGGTGAAGGTGGAGGATGGCTGGGCCCAAAGTCCCCCAGTACCAGCATCCTGTCAACTTGGCAGACAGGGCTACAGCTCCCACTCCATTGGAGACAACAGAGAAGTCCGTGTGCCCCGCTGGGGCCCCATGGCTCTAGGTAAGTTCTGGGTTATCTACCCACATATTCCAGTGGGAATGAGTTCCAAAGCCCAACAGGAAAAGTACCTGCTTCTCTTTGGCCAAGGACCCTTTTCCTTTGCCTCTCCTCCCAAGCTGTTCCACTGTAGTCTATGTTCTTAATCCATGCCCATGTACAGGCAGCCCTCTGGTTTTGGGACCTTCCTTTTGCAGTGAGGTGCTGGCTACTGCATATGGGTGGCTGTCCCACCCTTCTCCTCAGAGTTGGGGTCAGCGCCATTCCTTCTTTAGAAGCAGAAAACACTTTGAGAGTTCCTCGCTAGAGGATCTGCTTAGCAGATCCCTGGAGCCTGCTATAGAAGCAGGCTGTGGGccggccagccagccagccaagaGCCAAGCTGGGGTCTGACAAGCAGGCCAGGGCCCAGCAAGAGAGGATGATAAGGTGTCTTCTCTTGTCCAGCCAGCAGGACCTCAAGCTCACCCCTAGAAGCTCTGGAGGCCTGTCTGAAGGGCATTCCTCCAGGTGGGTCATCACCTCTTCAGTCACTAGCCATCTCATGGTCCAGAAGTCCTCAGCCAGGAGACGCTGGATCTCAGAGGTTTGAGCTACAGCAACAAGGATCTCACAGTGAAGGTACTTGGGCCAGGGTTGGCAGTTATTCCTGTGTGCACAGTGGAGGGAGGTGCTAGTCATCTCTCTGGACCTCCTCAAGTATATGTCCTTCTTTCCTAACCCCTGCTTGATGCCTTCCCCCAAATAGCtatccaggtttagtgagagccAAATTCTACCCAACCACTTTCCCTGCTCTGAGGACTTCTCCTTATTCCCAAGAACGTTTGGGAGGTGGGGAGCAGGTAGATGTTAGGCTGACCTTTCATCAGTGCCATGGGAAACCCTGTAAAGGGAAAGGGATCTCTGGGCTGGGTCTCCTGGTACCATATACTCTAAGGCCCCAGGATTTCTCCAGCAGGCTCTGGCTTGACCCAATTATACTTCTCTCTGCAGAAGCTACAAGGGAGCCACTTCTGCCTCTGAGCTTGCAGGGCTATGTGAGAGAAGGACCTGGGATTCAAGGCTGTGGCTCTCAGGGTGCTGCCTCTACCAGCTTCTCCTCAGCCAGCAGCAGTGATGGGGATCTGGATTTCAGGAGTCCCCGGAGCAGCCAGGGGCAGAGGCTTGGGAAAGGTGAGCTGCTGGTCCAGCGGAGGTTGTAGTCCCCAGGAAGGAGTACACGGTCCTTGCCCACCATTATCTCTGCTCTAACACCAAAAGAAGAGCTAGGAGTTCACAGCAGAAGCAGATTCAGGACTTGTCTTGGCAAAGCAGCAGAGTCTGTTGTGGTGACTTGGCTCAGAGGGGGTAGGACAATGACTGGCCATGTGTCCTTAACCTCCCTTTATAGTAAATGCTCCCTATTCCAGACAGAATGAAGTGTCTCTAATACTAACTGACCTCCAGCTTAGGGGAAATAGTGTGAGAACCACAGAAGACTGACTGCCTTCAGAGTTGTACTCAGTATCATGTGCCTCCCTGGGCCCTGCCGAAGGAAGTCAGTCTTGAGAACTTTGGGGTCTTATGAGCTCTCTCAGcatctccctctgcctttcctcTTGGAACAGTCATGTCTGCCTTGTCCTGTGATGGATACCCGGTTCATCTGCCCATCTGTGCCCTGGCCACATCCATTGTTAGTGGAAAGACCTGGAAATGTAAAACTGACATCTGCCTCAGTGACTTGGCACCAGCAGCTTAAAGAGTGACTTGTTTTAGTTTACTGTGATGAGTTAAACCAGTCTCCCAGGGCTTCCTTGGGCATTGTGGATGGCTGTGGGAAGCTACATTTTCTCAGAGTCCCCAAGTGCACACCTCCCAAGCTCCTCATTCAGTGACTCTAAGTCAACAGCAGAATCAGCGTGAAGCTTAGCTTGTGGCACTGCCCAGCTTTTAAAGCAGCAGAGCTGATACTAAGGACAAGGACAAAGCCAGCTGAGTAAGtcacatgtttatgtgtgtcctGTTCTTGCCCTGATCAGAGACTCTGCTGGTTTTGCCAAACACTGCTTAATGGTAATAGTGGGCAGAATGACTTAGTTTGCTTTTGTCTGGTACATACATAGAAGAGCTAAGTAACATTTTGCTGCAAGTTGTAACCTTCAGCCTTCAGGAGACTGCTTTCATTGTAGATCCTGCTTTTTTCTCTTCCTGAGTCCTATTGAGGCAACAcctgctcccacacccacacacccccaacctctttctcctcccccaacccctgctcccCACAGTGTACAAATCAAATGCTCTTCAGCTTTTAGCTTCtcccgtgtgtgcgtgtgtgtgtgtgtgtgtgtgtgtgtgtgtgtgtgtgtgtgtgtgtgtgtatcatggcATATATATGGTAGAAGACAACTTGCAGCAGTCAGTTCTAAACTTCAGACACCATActgttctggagatcaaactcaagtGTACTCAGGCTTGGCACCAAGCACCTTTGTCTGCTGTGGCTTCCGCTTCTAAGCTATGCTATGCTACACCAGCCCCACGTGACAGCCTCTTGTTTACAACCTCTGCCCAGGTCCAGAGTAGACAGGAGGTACCTCACAAAGGAATGTGGCCAGTGCTGTCTGTTAACCATATCCCACTAGAATCTCACGTCATCTAGTTCATGTTAGTTGCATAAGACTGTATGACTAGGAGTGCTGTCGGCGATGTGTCTGAAACCTGTGGAGAATTAGACTTCCTGTAACCTGATGTCATACTTAGAGGCAAAAAGGCCTGCAGCTTGCCCTCCTTGGAAGGTGAAAAGAAGCCTTGTACACATTTGATTGTTAGGGTATCCTACACAACAGGAGGCAGCATCACCCCTCACCATGGTGACAAGCTGTTGTACTGAGGGAGCCTAAAACCTATACCTGCAACTAGACTCCTTCATTCTAGCCCCCAAGCAGACTTCTGTGTCAGCTTTCTCCAGAGCAGCCTGAGCACGGGCTACCCCAAAGCCAGGGATGACAAGTGTTTGGGTCACGTCTTCATCTGGGACCCTATATTCTGTGTCTCCTTCCTCTGCTTTAATCAGGACAAAAGAGACAGGCTCCAGGGATTCACAGGACACTGGCTACCCATCCAAGACTGTTCATGTTTGACCTTCACAGGCTATGCACCAGGAAACTCTCCACTTCAGGGCCTGGAGAACTGCCTGAGAGAGATCCCTGTTCCCAGGCCACAGGCTGCCTGGCCTTGCTCCTCAGCTGTCAATAGGGGGTTGAAGAGAACAGAGCCCAGGAACTGGACTGGAGACAGAGAAGGTAACGAAATGGTAGCTGTGGATACTTGAGAGAAGAGCAATCCTTCCTATCCTACACTGGCTTTGGCAGCAAGCGATGTCGCAGCCCTCAGATCTCAGCTGAGCTGGGAGGATGCTCCGAAACAGGCTGACGACAGTCAGATAGATAGTCACTCCCCCGCACATGCAGACTCACGGGCAGATGAGCCACAGGCAGAGTACAGCGTCCAAGACGTGGAGGCCAAGCACCACTGTGTGCTGCCCACTGAGCCAGAGCGTGGCTGGCCAAGTGTTCTGACATGGCTGCATCATCCCTTATGCCCTGTGGTCTGGGCACTGAGCTGTACACCTCCTGAGATTCCATGTGGCTTGGGTCGGGAGTAAAAGGTTTTGGTTGGTGCCGTGACAAAGCAGAGCCATTTCCACATCTGCAACTTGTGTGCTAAAAGCCTGGCAGTAGCAGAAATTCTGTTCATTCTGTGGCAGTACGAGATGCCACAGGACTATCGGGACTATTCTCATTAAAACAGGACTGAGGGGTGAGGCCTCTGAGCCACCCCACCTCAGACAGCGTCATGGAGAAGTACCCAGCAGGAGTCTCCATCGAGGCAGTCCACAGACCTGCACTCCCACCTGCCACCAAGTGACTTCCAGGCCAACATGGCAGTGGCCACAAGAGGGTAAGCTTCCTTCAGGGCATACATCATAGTTTACCCCCAGTTAGTTTTTGTCGAGGCGGTAGCCttcccttctctgtctttctatttCTGTCCGCCCTCCCTTCCCTTGCACGGACTGTAGAAGTGGACAGAAAGAATAGGATGTTGTGTGGTCTCCCTGTGGGGTCTGCAGCGGAGATGCTGTGTGACTGACAGATACACCTCGTTGACTGTAGGCGGCTCTAGGAGGACCATGCTAGTCAGTCTCTGCAGTGGGTAGGAGGAGGACACTTCACTCATCAGTGACCCTCAGTAAACTGCAACTCTTGTGTGGTGCTGTATAGAGAGGGTCTGCTGAGAAGAGGGCTGGCAACCTACTACCCAGAGGGAAGGAGCTGAGCTTGCAAGGCTCAAAACCTAACAAACCTGATCAGGAATAGTTTCTCCCAATCAGGAATTCTAGATCTTCCAGGAACTTCCAGAAAGTTCTGCAGCTCACTGAACCAGGGACATGGCTAGCTACTGGCTTTGCTTCTCTGCCTATAACCGGGAAGTAAGTTATTCAGGATCCACTAGAGCCCATGGGGTGTGGCTGAGCAGAAAAAGACAAATCCCAAGTGCCTGGCTCTCCAGACTGCTGCTGTCAGGTACTAGTCAGTGAACTCTTCTCCTTTGTTTAGAGACAGCCACCATGCCCTCCCCTCTGCACCGCCTGGAGAACTCTCTGAAGGGGATCTTGCCCATGAGGCCCTTGCGCTTCACCTGCGTGACTGGCCCCGGCCCCAGTCCCAGCCCATGCTCCAGTTCCAGCTTCAGCAGCTCTGATGGAGAAGATCTAAGACCAGAGCCTGCCTTTTGGCAGCCACCCCTCCAGCGTGAGTCTGCTAgcatgggggtgggaggaacAGTAAGCTGCTCGTTGGGGTACCCGTCAGTACTCTGATGCTAGCTTACTTATGGCACAGAGAAAGACCACCTTCCCTCCTGTAAGGACCCAGTTCATCTGGACCCTGTCTCTGGAGCGTCTCCAAGAGTCAACGACAATACCTGTTCTGCCGAAGACCCTGAGAGAGCAGAGCCCAGGGCCTGCAGCAACCTCAGTGCAGGTGAACCTAGAGTCTCCCTGGATGACAGCCACATGTCCCCAGTGGGCCAAGGCTCCAGGCTTCAATCTCTACATTCCACTGTCCTTTTGCTGGCTCTCATTAAAATGTTCCCCTAATTTTTTATGCTTTAGAGCTTGTAAGGCTGGGCCAGAGAGAAGGTAAGCCCAGGAGCCAAGGACTGTGTTCTATTAGGGGGTCTGGGTAAACCACCAAGTGAtgtatacattataaatattatatcatatatattatgtattttatatatgtgtttattaatATATgctcacatgcatatgtgtacacacacaccattggTATCCAATAGTATTTTTAAGGTGACAATTTTAACAAAAGAaatatcgggctggagagatggctcagtgattaagagcatttccagaggttctgagttcaattcccagcaac is part of the Rattus norvegicus strain BN/NHsdMcwi chromosome 4, GRCr8, whole genome shotgun sequence genome and encodes:
- the Krba1 gene encoding protein KRBA1 isoform X3; amino-acid sequence: MRSAGPTQRSQLCGSRCSESPGPASCRAELGRCPRGSRGSRCSLQLEPHRKLGGPRSREAEFRHGAPGTSELLPLSAFLSPAEAGGATAGENHQDKGQKPALEHSSQGEQPQQSLHLTALVQLVKEIPEFLFGEVKGAEDYSESGSTSLDGEQASPEVAVAVEACPPRGLISSLPESPASHPSLATTPTGSSTSSSLPGAWAQGSPLPAIETDDKPLSIEKEGVGVSGETFIHSPQSLGQSKSYLRQDRGSMGTGTLPENSPLQGLINCLKEILVPRPQHRGTVPDLPPSPPGLSMLKQTRAEVEAESLPCPVKTEAAPGDCPLQGLLNCLKEIPKAPDQRPSPSGASDLQLQEDPGKRHSGGMRHLQTPPPHPSHGAGNMLTTVKVEDGWAQSPPVPASCQLGRQGYSSHSIGDNREVRVPRWGPMALASRTSSSPLEALEACLKGIPPGGSSPLQSLAISWSRSPQPGDAGSQRFELQQQGSHSEEATREPLLPLSLQGYVREGPGIQGCGSQGAASTSFSSASSSDGDLDFRSPRSSQGQRLGKGYAPGNSPLQGLENCLREIPVPRPQAAWPCSSAVNRGLKRTEPRNWTGDREGLRGEASEPPHLRQRHGEVPSRSLHRGSPQTCTPTCHQVTSRPTWQWPQEETATMPSPLHRLENSLKGILPMRPLRFTCVTGPGPSPSPCSSSSFSSSDGEDLRPEPAFWQPPLQQKDHLPSCKDPVHLDPVSGASPRVNDNTCSAEDPERAEPRACSNLSAGRAEEKTHPPRREDGAERTCQPGPVSSAEGKEGKGEAAGHPWPAPQLEERSEPKGTEEDSRDLEPGQGQPSATARTHGKLFSGDLPEPPSKSPLPTTVLSKWSPTSLQPPCPCGRSLQQELHNLGTALTDKLDQLAVTLAGLTQEVATMRTQMDQLGRRPWSLGPKGKGSWRLPLPQRPRWINRLNHRHLPYWRQKGPTRPRPKILRTQAEGCKAGDHSGLPRGKGSLVPQLPPEASSVESSRPTCSSSQQISSTPGSHTVLTAHPSLEHTECYQNPLSPSVPTALVPLVASPTTSADPEPQAARGAAVSIPNQPKDPNSLLGDALSKDLWGGDHRDPRWGAH
- the Krba1 gene encoding protein KRBA1 isoform X2 — protein: MRSAGPTQRSQLCGSRCSESPGPASCRAELGRCPRGSRGSRCSLQLEPHRKLGGPRSREAEFRHGAPGTSELLPLSAFLSPAEAGGATAGENHQDKGQKPALEHSSQGEQPQQSLHLTALVQLVKEIPEFLFGEVKGAEDYSESGSTSLDGEQASPEAVAVEACPPRGLISSLPESPASHPSLATTPTGSSTSSSLPGAWAQGSPLPAIETDDKPLSIEKEGVGVSGETFIHSPQSLGQSKSYLRQDRGSMGTGTLPENSPLQGLINCLKEILVPRPQHRGTVPDLPPSPPGLSMLKQTRAEVEAESLPCPVKTEAAPGDCPLQGLLNCLKEIPKAPDQRPSPSGASDLQLQEDPGKRHSGGKGHSLGMRHLQTPPPHPSHGAGNMLTTVKVEDGWAQSPPVPASCQLGRQGYSSHSIGDNREVRVPRWGPMALASRTSSSPLEALEACLKGIPPGGSSPLQSLAISWSRSPQPGDAGSQRFELQQQGSHSEEATREPLLPLSLQGYVREGPGIQGCGSQGAASTSFSSASSSDGDLDFRSPRSSQGQRLGKGYAPGNSPLQGLENCLREIPVPRPQAAWPCSSAVNRGLKRTEPRNWTGDREGLRGEASEPPHLRQRHGEVPSRSLHRGSPQTCTPTCHQVTSRPTWQWPQEETATMPSPLHRLENSLKGILPMRPLRFTCVTGPGPSPSPCSSSSFSSSDGEDLRPEPAFWQPPLQQKDHLPSCKDPVHLDPVSGASPRVNDNTCSAEDPERAEPRACSNLSAGRAEEKTHPPRREDGAERTCQPGPVSSAEGKEGKGEAAGHPWPAPQLEERSEPKGTEEDSRDLEPGQGQPSATARTHGKLFSGDLPEPPSKSPLPTTVLSKWSPTSLQPPCPCGRSLQQELHNLGTALTDKLDQLAVTLAGLTQEVATMRTQMDQLGRRPWSLGPKGKGSWRLPLPQRPRWINRLNHRHLPYWRQKGPTRPRPKILRTQAEGCKAGDHSGLPRGKGSLVPQLPPEASSVESSRPTCSSSQQISSTPGSHTVLTAHPSLEHTECYQNPLSPSVPTALVPLVASPTTSADPEPQAARGAAVSIPNQPKDPNSLLGDALSKDLWGGDHRDPRWGAH
- the Krba1 gene encoding protein KRBA1 isoform X4 — encoded protein: MRSAGPTQRSQLCGSRCSESPGPASCRAELGRCPRGSRGSRCSLQLEPHRKLGGPRSREAEFRHGAPGTSELLPLSAFLSPAEAGGATAGENHQDKGQKPALEHSSQGEQPQQSLHLTALVQLVKEIPEFLFGEVKGAEDYSESGSTSLDGEQASPEAVAVEACPPRGLISSLPESPASHPSLATTPTGSSTSSSLPGAWAQGSPLPAIETDDKPLSIEKEGVGVSGETFIHSPQSLGQSKSYLRQDRGSMGTGTLPENSPLQGLINCLKEILVPRPQHRGTVPDLPPSPPGLSMLKQTRAEVEAESLPCPVKTEAAPGDCPLQGLLNCLKEIPKAPDQRPSPSGASDLQLQEDPGKRHSGGMRHLQTPPPHPSHGAGNMLTTVKVEDGWAQSPPVPASCQLGRQGYSSHSIGDNREVRVPRWGPMALASRTSSSPLEALEACLKGIPPGGSSPLQSLAISWSRSPQPGDAGSQRFELQQQGSHSEEATREPLLPLSLQGYVREGPGIQGCGSQGAASTSFSSASSSDGDLDFRSPRSSQGQRLGKGYAPGNSPLQGLENCLREIPVPRPQAAWPCSSAVNRGLKRTEPRNWTGDREGLRGEASEPPHLRQRHGEVPSRSLHRGSPQTCTPTCHQVTSRPTWQWPQEETATMPSPLHRLENSLKGILPMRPLRFTCVTGPGPSPSPCSSSSFSSSDGEDLRPEPAFWQPPLQQKDHLPSCKDPVHLDPVSGASPRVNDNTCSAEDPERAEPRACSNLSAGRAEEKTHPPRREDGAERTCQPGPVSSAEGKEGKGEAAGHPWPAPQLEERSEPKGTEEDSRDLEPGQGQPSATARTHGKLFSGDLPEPPSKSPLPTTVLSKWSPTSLQPPCPCGRSLQQELHNLGTALTDKLDQLAVTLAGLTQEVATMRTQMDQLGRRPWSLGPKGKGSWRLPLPQRPRWINRLNHRHLPYWRQKGPTRPRPKILRTQAEGCKAGDHSGLPRGKGSLVPQLPPEASSVESSRPTCSSSQQISSTPGSHTVLTAHPSLEHTECYQNPLSPSVPTALVPLVASPTTSADPEPQAARGAAVSIPNQPKDPNSLLGDALSKDLWGGDHRDPRWGAH